From one Flavobacterium kingsejongi genomic stretch:
- a CDS encoding M56 family metallopeptidase has protein sequence METWFLYLIKSSALLTVFILAYYLLLRKETFFNSNRWFLLGGLLAAIVLPTLTFTHIVWTEPVVESPMAYELTALDVMTAVSPAKDTNAINWLYIAILIYCGGMLFFLGRFIRDSRSLFIVLQRNPFRQSGPFRLIDTPGVLSPFSFFNYIVFNAALFPPQELDNIIVHEKVHSRQYHSLDMIFAQLCCIVFWCNPLVWLYKKAIAQNLEFIADATAIKTISDAIAYQKTLLKVSTAHLCIPITNHFYQSLIKKRIVMLNQQKSNKARSWKYALVLPALVAYMLQFQVKVVAQEKESTLTTVSYSNTPVAAETIYDSWSISKDKTDKELKEYAESIKKEHAIVLRFSNIKRNDQREINAITIQYDTKKGETGTLKYGKGNKEFKGILIVFNQDNNQPHLSFVNMVDGKDPNMLTQALTLVSTSMANTQDTIGNRSSNGLPLTKSTQTKLKIESIKSLATDGKKTALILDGKLQPDSDAAFKALKPTEIKSITILKSDDNLKKYGVKELFIVTTENKSPEENSNYGWTYDSYNENGTEYLVVINGIQQTKGTKVKLPLDQEIISHKKLNPEEAENKYGKEGSNGAVEITTGPEKKATPDNGTALSSKNKDDANQKLTLRYSSTYKTTLQDIMTSTTTDYRKAAIFIDGKESTPKELEQLNPEDVEESSRYKSSESLGKKYGPKAPYGVILITTKKAKKEGRTGLLRLKTENVKPEVAQLQIDKKTYFEWYKAAARLKHSLTLKAPYENLRLKKNSATVQKSVIF, from the coding sequence ATGGAAACCTGGTTTTTATATCTTATCAAATCCAGCGCATTACTGACGGTATTCATTTTGGCCTATTATCTGCTCCTGCGAAAAGAAACCTTTTTTAATAGCAACCGCTGGTTTTTATTGGGTGGACTGCTGGCTGCAATTGTTTTGCCAACGCTTACATTTACCCATATTGTCTGGACCGAACCTGTAGTGGAATCCCCAATGGCTTATGAACTGACTGCCCTGGATGTGATGACCGCTGTGTCACCAGCAAAAGATACTAATGCAATCAATTGGCTGTATATCGCCATCCTGATCTATTGTGGGGGCATGTTATTCTTCCTCGGTCGTTTTATAAGAGACTCCAGATCGCTTTTTATCGTTTTACAACGCAATCCTTTCCGTCAATCCGGCCCATTTCGCCTTATTGATACTCCAGGAGTGCTATCCCCTTTTTCATTTTTCAATTACATTGTTTTTAATGCAGCCCTCTTTCCTCCGCAGGAACTCGACAACATCATCGTACACGAAAAGGTACACAGCAGGCAGTATCACTCATTAGACATGATCTTTGCACAGCTCTGCTGTATTGTATTCTGGTGCAATCCGTTGGTATGGCTGTACAAAAAAGCTATCGCGCAAAACCTTGAATTTATTGCCGATGCTACTGCTATCAAAACGATATCTGATGCCATTGCATATCAAAAAACACTTTTAAAAGTAAGTACAGCTCATCTCTGTATTCCCATCACCAATCATTTCTATCAATCATTAATCAAAAAACGAATCGTTATGTTAAATCAACAAAAATCAAACAAAGCACGTTCCTGGAAATATGCCCTGGTGCTTCCGGCACTTGTCGCCTATATGCTCCAGTTTCAGGTAAAAGTTGTTGCCCAGGAAAAGGAAAGTACCCTTACCACCGTATCTTATTCCAATACCCCAGTTGCGGCTGAAACCATCTATGACAGCTGGTCCATTAGTAAAGACAAAACGGATAAAGAATTAAAAGAGTATGCTGAGAGTATCAAAAAAGAGCATGCAATTGTCTTGCGGTTTTCCAATATCAAACGAAATGACCAGAGGGAAATTAATGCCATTACAATTCAATATGACACTAAAAAAGGAGAAACCGGTACCTTGAAATATGGCAAAGGGAATAAAGAATTTAAAGGAATTTTGATCGTCTTTAATCAAGACAACAATCAGCCACATCTTTCTTTTGTCAATATGGTTGACGGCAAGGATCCGAATATGCTTACCCAGGCACTCACTCTAGTCTCTACCTCTATGGCCAATACTCAGGACACTATAGGAAATCGTAGTTCCAATGGGCTGCCCCTTACAAAGTCTACCCAGACAAAACTAAAAATAGAAAGTATAAAAAGTTTGGCAACAGACGGAAAAAAAACAGCGCTTATTCTTGACGGAAAATTGCAGCCCGATTCCGACGCTGCATTTAAAGCGTTGAAACCGACAGAAATCAAAAGTATTACGATATTGAAGAGCGACGACAATCTTAAAAAATATGGGGTGAAAGAATTGTTTATTGTCACTACTGAAAACAAATCCCCCGAAGAAAACTCCAATTACGGATGGACCTATGACAGCTATAATGAAAATGGTACCGAATACCTTGTTGTAATCAACGGGATCCAACAAACCAAAGGAACCAAAGTAAAACTGCCGCTCGACCAGGAGATCATTTCCCATAAGAAACTCAACCCTGAAGAAGCTGAAAATAAATATGGTAAAGAAGGGAGCAATGGTGCGGTAGAAATTACCACGGGACCGGAAAAAAAAGCTACACCGGACAACGGGACAGCATTGTCCTCAAAAAACAAAGATGATGCTAATCAAAAACTAACCCTTAGGTATAGCAGTACTTATAAAACCACACTCCAGGACATTATGACGAGCACCACGACCGACTACAGAAAAGCGGCAATCTTCATTGATGGAAAAGAAAGCACCCCAAAAGAGCTGGAGCAGCTTAATCCTGAAGATGTAGAAGAATCCTCCCGATACAAATCTTCCGAAAGCCTGGGAAAAAAGTATGGCCCAAAAGCACCGTATGGAGTAATCCTGATTACTACCAAAAAAGCAAAAAAAGAGGGAAGAACAGGGCTATTGCGCCTGAAAACAGAAAATGTAAAACCGGAAGTAGCGCAACTTCAAATCGATAAAAAGACCTACTTCGAATGGTACAAAGCTGCTGCACGATTGAAACATAGCCTGACGCTTAAAGCGCCTTATGAAAACTTACGCTTAAAAAAGAATAGTGCAACAGTACAAAAAAGCGTTATTTTTTAA
- a CDS encoding type II toxin-antitoxin system RelE/ParE family toxin gives MYSYYLSSEAKEDLRRIYYYGVSKFGINQADGYFNMFYDCFEKIEGNPFLFPSADHIKIGYRYCVCGIDTIYYQINANKRVEIITIIGRQDF, from the coding sequence ATGTATAGCTATTATTTAAGTAGCGAAGCCAAAGAAGATTTAAGAAGAATTTATTATTATGGTGTTAGTAAGTTTGGAATTAATCAAGCTGATGGCTATTTTAATATGTTTTATGATTGTTTTGAAAAAATAGAGGGAAATCCTTTTTTATTTCCATCTGCTGACCACATTAAAATAGGATATCGTTATTGTGTTTGCGGTATCGATACTATTTACTACCAAATTAATGCAAACAAACGGGTAGAGATTATTACTATTATTGGAAGGCAAGACTTTTAA
- the istB gene encoding IS21-like element helper ATPase IstB, whose product MNESTVTKMKQMKLYGMFNAFKTAIESGKTDHYTLDQFVSMIIDAEWDERYNRRIERSITNAKFHYKSNIESINFDVSRNLDRNMVLRLAECEFIEKNENILITGSTGVGKSYLGTALGYQACIQGFKVSYFNTLKLFARLKMAKADGTYLRELTKIQRQDVIILDDFGLQALDSHNRITLLEIIEDRHNNGSIIVTSQIPVQGWYDIIGEKTIADAILDRLIHQSHRLELHGESMRKKRGINKE is encoded by the coding sequence ATGAATGAATCCACAGTAACCAAAATGAAACAAATGAAGCTTTATGGCATGTTTAATGCTTTTAAAACAGCCATTGAAAGCGGGAAAACAGATCATTATACCCTTGACCAGTTTGTATCGATGATTATTGATGCAGAATGGGATGAAAGGTACAATCGTCGTATTGAACGAAGTATCACTAATGCCAAATTCCATTACAAATCAAATATTGAAAGTATCAATTTTGATGTATCACGTAACCTGGACCGAAACATGGTACTGCGTCTGGCAGAATGCGAATTTATAGAGAAAAACGAAAACATTTTAATCACTGGAAGCACCGGTGTCGGTAAAAGTTATTTAGGTACTGCATTAGGTTATCAAGCCTGTATACAGGGTTTTAAGGTAAGTTATTTTAATACCTTAAAATTGTTCGCTAGACTAAAAATGGCTAAAGCAGATGGTACTTATCTACGGGAACTTACCAAAATACAAAGACAGGATGTTATAATACTTGATGATTTTGGACTCCAGGCACTTGACAGCCATAACCGAATTACTCTTTTAGAGATCATAGAGGACAGGCATAATAACGGCTCTATAATCGTGACATCACAAATACCAGTTCAAGGCTGGTATGATATAATTGGAGAAAAAACGATAGCCGATGCAATATTAGACAGACTTATACACCAATCTCATAGGCTTGAATTACATGGAGAATCCATGAGAAAGAAAAGAGGAATAAACAAAGAGTGA
- a CDS encoding SsrA-binding protein: MYKLLAKLNKLILPNYTKEQLDLAKATKFQKAIIAWKYFVTSRALS; encoded by the coding sequence ATGTATAAATTATTAGCCAAACTCAACAAGCTCATCCTTCCGAATTATACGAAAGAGCAACTGGATTTAGCCAAAGCGACCAAATTTCAGAAAGCGATTATTGCGTGGAAATACTTTGTAACATCACGGGCACTTTCTTAA
- the istB gene encoding IS21-like element helper ATPase IstB: MNESTVTKMKQMKLYGMFNAFKTAIESGKTDHYTLDQFVSMIIDAEWDERYNRRIERSITNAKFHYKSNIESINFDVSRNLDRNMVLRLAECEFIEKNENILITGSTGVGKSYLGTALGYQACIQGFKVSYFNTSKLFARLKMAKADGTYLRELTKIQRQDVIILDDFGLQALDSHNRITLLEIIEDRHNNGSIIVTSQIPVQGWYDIIGEKTIADAILDRLIHQSHRLELHGESMRKKRGINKE; this comes from the coding sequence ATGAATGAATCCACAGTAACCAAAATGAAACAAATGAAGCTTTATGGCATGTTTAATGCTTTTAAAACAGCCATTGAAAGCGGGAAAACAGATCATTATACCCTTGACCAGTTTGTATCGATGATTATTGATGCAGAATGGGATGAAAGGTACAATCGTCGTATTGAACGAAGTATCACTAATGCCAAATTCCATTACAAATCAAATATTGAAAGTATCAATTTTGATGTATCACGTAACCTGGACCGAAACATGGTACTGCGTCTGGCAGAATGCGAATTTATAGAGAAAAACGAAAACATTTTAATCACTGGAAGCACCGGTGTCGGTAAAAGTTATTTAGGTACTGCATTAGGTTATCAAGCCTGTATACAGGGTTTTAAGGTAAGTTATTTTAATACCTCAAAATTGTTCGCTAGACTAAAAATGGCTAAAGCAGATGGTACTTATCTACGGGAACTTACCAAAATACAAAGACAGGATGTTATAATACTTGATGATTTTGGACTCCAGGCACTTGACAGCCATAACCGAATTACTCTTTTAGAGATCATAGAGGACAGGCATAATAACGGCTCTATAATCGTGACATCACAAATACCAGTTCAAGGCTGGTATGATATAATTGGAGAAAAAACGATAGCCGATGCAATATTAGACAGACTTATACACCAATCTCATAGGCTTGAATTACATGGAGAATCCATGAGAAAGAAAAGAGGAATAAACAAAGAGTGA
- the istA gene encoding IS21 family transposase yields the protein MANKITDMSKIRKVIKFYCNGKSKLFISSYLSLSRNTVKKYISLFEVLELSFELIDQKTDAELELLFSQTSVEAISPRLQTLYDFFPKMERELKKVGVTVQHMWEQYIAVNPDGYRTSQFHYHYNIWGKRVNPVMHMNHKAGDKMYVDYAGKTLSIIDIDTGEVKEVQFFVAILGASQYTYAEASMSQQKENFVDSVENAMRFFEGTPAAIVPDNLKSAVIKSSRFEPTINETLADLAEHYETTILPARAYRPRDKSLVEGAVKILYRRIYVTIKETKFFSLEELNQQIWDLLDSHNNRKLTGRPYSRFELFLEDEKEKLRPLPQDRFEIKYQSFATVMQNGHVQLSQDKNYYSVPYQYVKKKAKLLYTKSTVEIYYKYNRIAVHPRNYKPYVYTTTPEHLASTHQFVAQWSAARFIEWANNIDESVGEYIMQIIESRNHPEQAYKSCLGILNFEKKVGRQRLINACRRALDFKIYNFKTIQNILENNLDHIDFDQEPEQELPDHSNIRGKHYYN from the coding sequence ATGGCAAACAAAATAACAGACATGAGTAAAATTAGAAAAGTAATTAAATTCTATTGTAATGGAAAGAGTAAGTTATTTATAAGTAGCTACTTATCCCTTTCAAGAAATACGGTAAAGAAATATATTTCTTTATTTGAAGTTCTCGAATTAAGCTTTGAATTAATCGACCAAAAAACCGATGCAGAGCTGGAACTTTTATTCTCCCAGACTAGTGTAGAGGCCATTAGCCCGAGATTACAGACACTTTATGATTTTTTTCCTAAAATGGAACGTGAACTAAAAAAAGTTGGCGTTACCGTACAGCATATGTGGGAACAATATATTGCTGTAAATCCTGATGGTTATCGAACTTCACAATTTCATTATCATTACAATATATGGGGCAAACGAGTTAATCCGGTCATGCATATGAACCATAAGGCTGGTGATAAAATGTATGTTGATTATGCCGGAAAGACACTCTCAATTATTGATATAGATACTGGAGAAGTCAAAGAAGTACAATTTTTTGTAGCAATATTGGGCGCTAGCCAATACACGTATGCTGAAGCTTCCATGAGCCAGCAAAAGGAAAACTTTGTTGACTCGGTAGAAAATGCCATGCGCTTTTTTGAAGGCACTCCTGCCGCCATTGTTCCAGATAATTTAAAATCTGCCGTAATAAAAAGCAGTCGTTTTGAACCGACAATCAATGAAACCCTGGCTGATTTAGCAGAACATTACGAAACCACAATTTTACCTGCCAGAGCTTACAGGCCCAGAGACAAGTCACTAGTTGAAGGAGCTGTTAAGATATTATATCGAAGGATTTATGTAACCATAAAAGAAACTAAGTTCTTTTCTCTGGAAGAATTAAACCAGCAGATCTGGGATTTACTTGACTCTCACAATAACAGAAAACTGACAGGACGCCCTTATTCCCGCTTTGAATTATTTTTAGAAGACGAGAAAGAAAAACTGCGTCCACTCCCACAAGATCGTTTTGAAATTAAATACCAGTCTTTTGCAACAGTAATGCAAAACGGTCATGTTCAATTAAGCCAGGACAAAAACTATTACAGCGTTCCGTATCAATATGTAAAGAAGAAAGCCAAGCTGTTATATACCAAATCAACAGTAGAGATTTATTATAAATACAATCGAATAGCTGTACATCCAAGAAACTACAAACCTTATGTCTATACAACAACTCCTGAGCATTTAGCCAGTACACATCAATTTGTAGCCCAATGGAGTGCTGCCCGCTTCATTGAATGGGCTAATAATATTGATGAGTCAGTAGGAGAATATATAATGCAGATAATCGAAAGCAGAAATCATCCAGAACAGGCTTATAAAAGCTGTTTAGGAATACTGAATTTTGAAAAAAAGGTAGGCAGACAGCGATTAATAAATGCCTGCAGGCGGGCACTTGATTTTAAAATTTACAATTTTAAGACCATACAAAACATTTTAGAAAACAACTTGGATCATATTGATTTTGATCAAGAACCTGAGCAGGAACTTCCCGATCACAGTAACATAAGAGGAAAACACTATTATAACTAA
- a CDS encoding ribbon-helix-helix domain-containing protein yields the protein MTRQSISLTAPNEEWLKNQVNAEEFSSKSEAINYLIKQARSREEYYEFVREKIDKGEKSGFAKKQTREEMLAEFKKDLPNV from the coding sequence ATGACACGACAAAGTATATCATTAACTGCCCCTAATGAAGAGTGGTTGAAAAATCAGGTGAATGCAGAAGAGTTTAGCAGCAAAAGTGAAGCTATTAACTATTTGATTAAGCAAGCTCGTTCACGAGAAGAATACTATGAGTTTGTGAGAGAAAAAATAGATAAGGGAGAAAAAAGCGGTTTTGCAAAAAAACAAACCAGAGAAGAAATGTTAGCCGAATTTAAAAAAGATTTGCCTAATGTATAG
- a CDS encoding BlaI/MecI/CopY family transcriptional regulator, with translation MQKLTNKEEEIMHILWKLKKAFVKEVQAEITDEQPHYNTLSTIIRNLEDKGFVAHQAFGNTHQYFPVVTLEAYRKQFMSTAIENYFNSSYKNMVSFFAEEEKISAKELREILDIIEKKQ, from the coding sequence ATGCAAAAACTGACCAACAAAGAAGAAGAAATCATGCACATCTTATGGAAGCTTAAAAAAGCTTTTGTAAAAGAAGTACAGGCTGAGATTACCGATGAGCAACCGCATTACAATACACTTTCTACCATCATCAGGAACCTGGAAGACAAAGGTTTTGTCGCTCACCAGGCTTTTGGCAATACACATCAGTATTTTCCGGTGGTAACACTTGAGGCCTACCGGAAGCAATTCATGAGTACAGCAATAGAAAATTACTTTAACAGCTCGTACAAGAATATGGTATCATTCTTTGCAGAAGAGGAAAAAATTTCCGCCAAAGAATTACGGGAGATTTTAGACATCATCGAAAAAAAGCAATAA
- a CDS encoding tRNA threonylcarbamoyladenosine dehydratase, with amino-acid sequence MAEWTERAALLFKLEGLDKLQRSNILVVGLGGVGSFAAEFIARAGVGKMTIIDGDVVDITNINRQLPALHSTVGQPKIDVVADRLLDINPELQLTKIKEFLSPERAFEIVTEEYDYVLDCIDSVTPKLNLIIAAKRKKVKIVSSMGAGGKMEAAKVKVADISNTENCYFAKTIKRRLKEVKIDKGVKVVFSSEIQDESSLKTTDGKNFKKSFYGTNSYMPGLFGLYAAETVIRHLLKEK; translated from the coding sequence ATGGCAGAATGGACTGAAAGGGCAGCATTGCTGTTCAAACTGGAAGGATTGGATAAATTACAGCGTTCCAATATATTAGTAGTCGGATTGGGTGGCGTAGGCTCATTTGCGGCAGAATTCATAGCCCGGGCAGGTGTAGGGAAAATGACCATTATTGATGGTGATGTGGTTGATATTACCAATATTAACAGGCAGTTGCCAGCATTGCATTCTACCGTGGGGCAACCTAAGATTGATGTAGTGGCAGATCGCTTACTGGATATTAATCCGGAACTGCAATTGACAAAAATTAAAGAATTCCTGTCACCGGAGCGCGCGTTTGAAATTGTAACCGAGGAGTATGATTATGTGCTGGATTGTATTGATAGCGTAACCCCAAAGCTCAACCTCATTATTGCTGCAAAGCGCAAGAAGGTGAAAATTGTAAGCAGTATGGGAGCAGGAGGGAAGATGGAAGCTGCAAAAGTAAAAGTAGCCGATATCAGCAATACCGAAAATTGCTATTTTGCCAAAACCATAAAAAGACGCCTGAAAGAAGTAAAAATCGATAAAGGGGTCAAAGTGGTTTTTTCCTCTGAAATCCAGGATGAAAGCAGCCTGAAAACGACCGATGGTAAAAATTTCAAGAAATCATTTTATGGGACTAACAGTTATATGCCGGGATTATTCGGATTGTATGCTGCTGAAACCGTAATACGCCATTTGTTAAAAGAGAAGTAG
- a CDS encoding DUF1826 domain-containing protein produces the protein MSYIFSDNNQIGVVATFDALVQTDFKGAMNALCWHRNLDGDFNEIVAQLSLKENITEVSREDLIALQLSEKGNRAREIILNDLQLLKDFGASPALNLLKCYERDDEFDFISTDVYSFHVDRSPIATDTFLCTYHGAASDIIANAQAQQKILIPEIRAKLKELHDGPEEEFEDFLKNNYFDLHYQVNADAAPINLGVGHLWRLAVDHPKQQVLPCIHRAPIEKDGGYRLLLIC, from the coding sequence ATGAGCTATATATTTTCTGACAACAATCAAATAGGAGTGGTAGCTACTTTCGATGCACTCGTACAGACCGATTTCAAGGGCGCAATGAATGCGCTGTGCTGGCACAGAAATTTGGATGGCGATTTTAACGAGATTGTAGCCCAATTATCTTTAAAAGAAAATATAACCGAAGTTTCTCGGGAAGATCTCATCGCACTCCAACTATCCGAAAAGGGGAATAGAGCCAGGGAAATAATCCTAAATGATTTGCAATTATTAAAGGATTTTGGCGCTTCGCCGGCTCTGAATTTGCTGAAGTGTTACGAACGTGATGATGAATTTGATTTCATATCGACCGATGTGTATTCGTTTCATGTGGATCGTTCGCCCATTGCTACCGATACTTTTTTATGTACCTATCACGGCGCGGCAAGTGATATTATTGCTAATGCACAGGCACAGCAAAAAATCCTGATTCCGGAAATCCGGGCCAAGCTAAAAGAGCTGCATGACGGACCAGAAGAAGAATTCGAAGACTTTTTAAAGAACAATTATTTTGATTTGCATTATCAGGTTAATGCGGATGCAGCACCTATTAATTTAGGGGTAGGGCATCTTTGGCGACTGGCCGTAGATCATCCTAAACAACAAGTGCTGCCTTGTATTCATAGAGCACCTATAGAAAAGGATGGGGGATATCGGTTGTTGTTGATTTGTTGA
- a CDS encoding TatD family hydrolase yields the protein MDFVNVHTHQAAVEPNVLGIVNQYPQSLDVTVPFFSVGIHPWYIEPARIEADLRIISDTVALEHCLALGECGLDKRTAVPLELQVSVFEQQLALAEKYQKPMIIHCVAAFQELIELKIKNKSTVPMVVHGFSKNEQVAAQLLKNGFYLSFGKYLLQNPELERVFCTIPNDRFFLETDTVAETIQEVYAVAAQYKKIELKELQKIIAYNFNTVFKDGRMD from the coding sequence ATGGATTTTGTCAATGTACATACCCATCAGGCAGCAGTGGAACCAAATGTACTGGGTATTGTCAATCAGTATCCGCAATCACTGGATGTTACAGTCCCTTTTTTCTCCGTAGGCATTCATCCCTGGTACATAGAACCTGCCCGGATCGAAGCCGATCTCCGGATTATTTCGGATACAGTAGCATTGGAACATTGCCTCGCACTGGGAGAATGTGGATTGGACAAAAGAACGGCTGTACCTTTGGAACTTCAGGTATCGGTATTTGAACAGCAGTTAGCACTGGCAGAAAAATACCAAAAACCCATGATTATCCATTGTGTAGCGGCATTCCAGGAGCTTATCGAATTGAAAATTAAAAATAAGAGTACCGTTCCAATGGTGGTACATGGCTTCTCTAAGAACGAACAAGTAGCAGCACAACTCCTTAAAAATGGCTTTTACCTTTCTTTTGGGAAGTACCTGTTGCAGAACCCGGAATTGGAGCGCGTATTTTGTACCATACCGAATGACCGCTTTTTTCTGGAAACAGATACGGTAGCAGAAACCATACAGGAGGTTTATGCAGTAGCGGCACAATATAAAAAAATAGAATTGAAAGAATTACAAAAGATAATAGCATATAATTTTAATACCGTTTTTAAAGATGGCAGAATGGACTGA
- a CDS encoding amino acid permease: MKQKQEDVADNQLKRGLTNRHIQLIALGGSIGTGLFLGIGPAAVLAGPSVILGYAFAGIIAFFIMRQLGEMVVEEPVSGSFSHFAYKYCGPFAGFASGWNYWILYILVSMAELTAIGVYVQFWWPGIPLWSSSLFFFLVINALNFASVKVYGETEFWFSIIKVVAIIAMILFGTYLLISGTGGEHATIHNLYNDGGFFPKGFFEKTTTGSFEGLLAAMALIMFSFGGLELIGITAAEAENPEKNIPKATNQVIYRILIFYVGALVILFALSPWQQITTDSSPFVMVFQNLNGMEFEFFGHKIFFTRLIANALNLIVLTAALSVYNSSVYSNSRMLYGLADQGNAPRFLKKLNKQSVPINAILISSCFAAICILINKVIPEEAFSILMSLVVSSLIINWVMISYTHLQFRRSKDKENTKTKFPSLFYPVSNYICFLFLLGILSIMWMTNMKLSVELIPIWLGILFVCYKVLKTKK; the protein is encoded by the coding sequence GTGAAACAAAAACAGGAAGACGTAGCAGATAACCAGCTTAAACGTGGGCTGACGAACCGCCACATTCAGTTAATTGCCTTAGGTGGATCAATAGGTACAGGTCTTTTCCTGGGCATTGGCCCGGCGGCTGTATTAGCAGGGCCCTCTGTTATTTTAGGATATGCTTTTGCCGGAATTATCGCTTTTTTTATTATGAGGCAACTTGGTGAAATGGTTGTTGAAGAACCGGTGTCCGGAAGCTTTAGTCACTTTGCCTATAAGTATTGTGGCCCTTTTGCAGGTTTTGCCTCCGGTTGGAATTATTGGATTTTATATATTTTAGTGAGTATGGCTGAACTTACGGCCATTGGTGTGTATGTGCAGTTTTGGTGGCCTGGAATTCCGCTGTGGTCATCCAGTTTATTTTTCTTCCTGGTTATTAATGCGTTGAATTTTGCCTCCGTAAAAGTGTACGGCGAAACAGAATTTTGGTTCTCCATCATAAAAGTGGTCGCAATTATTGCCATGATCCTCTTTGGTACCTACTTGCTGATCAGTGGGACAGGAGGAGAGCACGCTACAATTCATAATTTATATAACGATGGAGGCTTCTTTCCAAAAGGTTTCTTTGAAAAAACGACTACTGGTAGTTTTGAGGGCTTATTAGCCGCAATGGCGCTGATTATGTTCTCCTTTGGCGGTTTAGAACTCATCGGGATTACCGCAGCTGAGGCAGAAAATCCAGAAAAAAATATTCCAAAAGCAACCAATCAGGTCATCTATAGGATCCTTATATTTTATGTGGGTGCATTAGTCATTTTATTTGCGTTGTCACCCTGGCAGCAAATTACGACAGATAGCAGCCCATTTGTAATGGTTTTTCAGAATCTAAACGGAATGGAATTTGAATTTTTTGGGCATAAAATATTTTTCACACGCCTTATTGCGAATGCGCTCAATCTAATTGTATTAACGGCCGCTTTATCCGTATACAATAGCAGCGTATACAGCAACTCCCGGATGTTATATGGTTTAGCAGATCAGGGCAATGCGCCCAGGTTTTTAAAGAAGCTCAACAAACAATCAGTACCCATTAATGCTATTTTGATTTCTTCCTGTTTTGCAGCGATCTGTATTTTAATCAATAAAGTAATTCCAGAAGAGGCTTTTAGTATTTTAATGTCTTTGGTGGTGTCTTCTTTAATTATTAACTGGGTGATGATTTCGTATACGCACCTCCAATTTAGGCGATCGAAAGACAAGGAAAACACAAAAACGAAGTTTCCTTCCCTATTTTATCCGGTAAGTAATTACATCTGTTTTCTGTTTTTATTGGGGATTTTATCCATCATGTGGATGACCAATATGAAGTTGTCCGTAGAATTAATTCCTATTTGGCTGGGGATACTTTTTGTATGTTATAAAGTTTTAAAGACAAAAAAATAA
- a CDS encoding DUF1684 domain-containing protein: protein MIRYSVWIALLMGYYGYSQNNCSVAGVKSFQTTINTEYATRGESPLKEKDFQEFKTLDFFPIDLKYCIVAKFIRTEKEKPFEMPTSSGKQKRFVKYGEAQFTINGTSLKLNIYKSLDLTKLKKYKDNLFLPFTDLTSGVTTYGGGRYIDLLTTDIVGETITIDFNKAYNPYCAYSENYSCPIPPEANDLKIEIRAGVKKFHD from the coding sequence ATGATACGATATAGCGTTTGGATAGCATTGCTGATGGGGTATTATGGCTATTCGCAAAATAACTGTAGTGTGGCGGGCGTAAAAAGCTTTCAAACAACCATTAATACAGAATATGCGACAAGGGGAGAATCCCCTCTAAAAGAGAAAGACTTTCAGGAATTTAAAACACTGGACTTTTTTCCGATTGACCTGAAATATTGTATTGTAGCAAAATTTATACGCACAGAAAAAGAAAAACCTTTTGAAATGCCTACATCCAGTGGGAAACAAAAGCGATTTGTAAAATATGGTGAAGCACAGTTTACGATAAATGGCACATCTTTAAAACTAAATATCTACAAAAGCCTCGATCTTACGAAGCTGAAAAAATACAAGGATAATTTATTCCTGCCCTTTACCGATCTTACGTCGGGAGTTACCACCTATGGCGGTGGCCGGTATATCGATTTGCTTACCACTGATATTGTTGGTGAAACCATTACGATTGATTTTAATAAAGCCTATAATCCATATTGTGCTTATAGCGAAAATTATTCCTGCCCGATTCCCCCCGAAGCGAATGACCTGAAAATAGAAATCAGGGCTGGCGTTAAGAAATTCCACGACTAA